From a region of the Cololabis saira isolate AMF1-May2022 chromosome 8, fColSai1.1, whole genome shotgun sequence genome:
- the LOC133448500 gene encoding RNA-binding protein 15-like, giving the protein MQLTSVSVAQRVHLSSSSVFVMKGKERSPLKKRSRAGDDGRERERERGGSYPGGKKPAAPPGSGGSAPGSAAGSASSRRSLHCDKRDSRDSDGHHLSSRAGGGGGYEYGGVSSGPPPGGAAVSARPPAHPGSEYKTLKISELGSELNDEAIEDGLFHEFKKFGDVSVKISRENDDRVAFVNFRRADDARAAKHARGKLVLYDRPLKIETVYMSKRRSRSPPVGNNRAAHAQRGLSPTGMGYRDYRLQQLAMGRLPPPPPHLRELERERDFSIYETRNRPPFIAECSVFREEDMLSPEDDQRANRTLFLGNLDIGVTENDLRRAFDRFGVITEVDIKRAVRGQSNTYGFIKFENLDMAHRAKIAMSGKIVGHNPIKIGYGKPTPTTRLWVGGLGPWVPLAALAKEFDRFGTIRTIDYRKGEVWAYIQYESLDAAQAACTHMRGFPLGGPERRLRVDFADTEHRYQQQQYMQLPLPLPHYDLVPEPFSHRLSESVRARERSPPRFRDRDIYSTAEWSGLNVHDRIRGPGFDPIDRLDRHPRDNWSLERELQSRKRRHVDDGWRPERSPENTDYGLGRRGGSLDRSPGGSSRDGGRCSDPERPPRPSRTSPARERQNNHDTAFADKRKRTHSPSEAGSSFDKDRKHKAGDSSKSPVKREHHSEHPFPNSSKSSLAPDPTNDGQKLSQAWQGVILLKNSSFPTTLHLLEGDMRVASSLLIEGATGGKTPQLKINQRLRLDQPKLDEVSRRIKAAGSSNYSILLAVPGKCADGEGQDTSSSTERPLKNLVSYLKHKQAAGIISLPVGGKGDKEHGGVLHAFPPCEFSQQFLDASAKAFAKSEDDYMVMVIIRGAP; this is encoded by the coding sequence ATGCAGTTGACTTCAGTTTCAGTCGCGCAAAGGGTGCATTTAAGTTCGAGTAGCGTTTTCGTAATGAAGGGCAAAGAGCGATCTCCGCTGAAGAAGCGCTCCCGGGCGGGGGACGACGGCCGGGAGCGGGAGCGGGAGCGGGGAGGGAGCTACCCGGGCGGGAAGAAGCCCGCAGCCCCGCCGGGCAGCGGCGGCTCCGCTCCGGGCTCCGCTGCGGGCTCCGCGTCCTCCAGGAGGAGCTTACACTGCGACAAGAGGGACTCCCGGGACTCGGACGGACATCATTTATCGAGCAGAGCGGGCGGTGGAGGCGGTTACGAGTACGGGGGAGTTTCCTCGGGGCCGCCGCCAGGGGGCGCTGCTGTCTCCGCCCGGCCGCCCGCTCACCCGGGCAGCGAGTACAAGACCCTCAAGATCAGCGAGCTGGGCTCCGAGCTCAACGACGAGGCCATCGAGGACGGGCTTTTCCACGAGTTTAAGAAGTTTGGAGACGTGAGTGTCAAAATCAGCCGTGAAAACGACGACAGGGTGGCGTTTGTGAACTTTAGAAGGGCGGACGACGCCCGGGCGGCCAAGCACGCCCGCGGCAAGCTGGTGCTGTACGACCGGCCGCTGAAGATCGAGACCGTTTACATGAGTAAGCGCAGGAGCCGCTCGCCCCCTGTGGGGAATAACAGAGCCGCGCATGCGCAGAGAGGCCTGTCTCCCACGGGGATGGGTTACAGAGACTACAGGCTGCAGCAGCTGGCCATGGGCcgcctccctcctccaccgccTCACCTCAGAGAGCTTGAAAGAGAGAGGGATTTCTCGATATACGAAACCAGGAACAGACCCCCGTTCATCGCTGAGTGCTCTGTTTTCCGGGAGGAGGATATGCTCAGCCCCGAGGACGACCAGAGGGCCAACAGGACGTTGTTTCTGGGAAATTTGGACATTGGTGTCACGGAGAACGACCTGAGGAGGGCGTTTGACCGCTTCGGCGTGATCACCGAGGTGGACATAAAGCGGGCGGTGAGAGGGCAGAGCAACACCTACGGATTCATCAAGTTTGAGAATCTTGACATGGCTCATCGGGCTAAAATAGCCATGTCGGGGAAAATTGTGGGTCACAACCCCATCAAGATTGGATACGGCAAACCGACGCCGACGACCAGACTGTGGGTGGGCGGGCTCGGACCCTGGGTGCCGCTGGCTGCTCTGGCCAAAGAGTTTGACCGCTTTGGCACCATCAGGACTATAGACTACAGGAAAGGGGAGGTGTGGGCTTACATCCAGTATGAAAGCCTGGATGCTGCTCAGGCTGCGTGTACTCACATGAGAGGGTTTCCTCTCGGTGGCCCTGAGAGGAGACTCAGAGTGGACTTTGCAGACACAGAGCATCGctatcagcagcagcagtacatgCAACTTCCTCTCCCCTTGCCGCATTATGATTTGGTCCCCGAGCCCTTTTCTCACCGCCTCTCTGAATCTGTGAGAGCGAGAGAGCGGTCCCCCCCTCGCTTTAGAGACCGGGATATCTACTCCACTGCTGAATGGTCTGGTCTGAATGTCCATGACAGGATACGAGGACCGGGCTTTGATCCCATCGATCGTCTGGACAGGCATCCGAGAGATAACTGGTCATTGGAGCGGGAGCTGCAAAGCAGGAAAAGGAGACATGTGGACGACGGCTGGCGGCCAGAACGCTCACCTGAAAACACTGACTATGGTCTGGGCCGTCGTGGCGGCTCGTTGGACCGCAGTCCTGGAGGAAGCAGTCGTGACGGCGGGCGCTGCAGCGACCCCGAGCGCCCGCCCCGCCCTAGCAGAACTTCTCCTGCCCGAGAGCGGCAGAACAACCACGACACCGCCTTCGCAGACAAGAGAAAAAGAACACACAGCCCGTCTGAGGCGGGTTCCAGCTTTGACAAAGATCGCAAACATAAAGCTGGTGACTCGTCTAAGAGCCCGGTGAAAAGGGAGCATCACTCAGAGCATCCATTCCCAAACTCCTCCAAGTCGAGCCTGGCCCCTGATCCTACCAACGATGGACAGAAgctgagccaggcctggcagGGAGTCATCCTGCTCAAGAACAGCAGCTTCCCCACCACCCTGCACCTGCTGGAGGGCGACATGAGGGTGGCGTCCAGTCTACTAATAGAGGGCGCCACAGGGGGGAAGACGCCCCAGCTGAAGATCAACCAACGCCTGCGCCTGGACCAGCCCAAGCTGGATGAAGTCTCTCGTCGCATCAAGGCCGCCGGCTCCAGCAATTACTCCATCCTCCTGGCCGTGCCGGGAAAGTGTGCAGACGGCGAAGGCCAGGACACCAGCAGCTCGACGGAAAGGCCGCTGAAGAACCTGGTTTCCTACTTGAAGCACAAGCAAGCCGCTGGCATCATCAGCCTCCCCGTGGGGGGCAAAGGTGACAAGGAGCACGGAGGAGTTCTGCATGCTTTTCCCCCGTGTGAATTCTCCCAGCAGTTCTTGGATGCCTCTGCCAAAGCCTTTGCCAAATCTGAGGACGACTACATGGTGATGGTCATTATCAGAGGAGcaccataa
- the LOC133449350 gene encoding amphoterin-induced protein 1-like, whose protein sequence is MMGPSINFALAGALRRHLTTALHLLALLVAVKAHGPLAIVPLDCHKTCVCASDVISCSNASLKSVPTALPQYTAVLDLSFNSITKLRAEWTPVHLSRLHSLILKNNGLTFLSSEAFVHVTKLRYLDLSSNGLRLLDEFIFEPLEDLEVLLLYNNSISQIDRSAFSGLNSLQRLYLSRNQISRFPLELVKEQSRWDTLRVMDVSSNRIKALPLHELQLLPAWIKNGLYFHNNSLTCSCELHDLVARWFLKELSSATDFTSIHTCVIPGQRKEIMPILDLDKAYLNCSKVTVLKKEAHLEQYVVLDCDARQKDMVKRWELPGNIPLAPENQTAVMLSDGSLRLGPLKAEDSGVYTCHATSDSLNETLFITVVVFNSTVSGGLENLKTAYTTLVACLVSIVLVLIYLYLTPCCCACCPGQDMEKEEPRESLHSSTISVSQAYEETGQQRGASGGFPYRHAALLEHKDPLEQNGKLNPIGEEEEEWQGDNKERRRSDAESVSSDTPMVV, encoded by the coding sequence ATGATGGGGCCCTCAATCAACTTTGCCCTTGCAGGAGCTCTTAGAAGACACCTCACCACTGCTCTGCATCTACTTGCATTGTTAGTAGCAGTGAAAGCCCACGGGCCGCTGGCGATAGTCCCCCTGGACTGCCATAAGACCTGTGTGTGCGCTAGTGATGTCATCAGTTGTTCCAATGCAAGTCTCAAAAGTGTTCCCACAGCTCTCCCTCAGTATACAGCTGTTCTGGACCTCAGCTTCAACTCCATCACCAAACTGCGTGCTGAGTGGACCCCAGTCCATCTCAGCAGACTGCACAGTTTAATACTCAAAAACAACGGCCTCACTTTTCTCTCCTCAGAGGCGTTTGTGCACGTGACAAAGCTGCGTTACCTGGACCTCTCCTCTAACGGCCTCCGTCTGCTGGATGAGTTCATCTTTGAGCCATTGGAGGACCTTGAAGTCCTGCTACTTTACAACAACAGCATCTCTCAAATCGATCGCTCGGCCTTCTCTGGCCTGAACTCTCTGCAGCGGCTCTACCTCAGCCGGAATCAGATCTCGCGCTTCCCCTTGGAGCTGGTGAAGGAGCAAAGCAGGTGGGACACCCTTAGAGTAATGGATGTTTCCTCCAACAGGATTAAAGCGCTGCCCCTGCATGAGCTTCAGCTTCTGCCGGCCTGGATCAAGAATGGTTTATACTTCCACAACAACTCACTGACCTGCAGCTGCGAGCTGCACGACCTGGTGGCACGGTGGTTCCTCAAGGAGCTTAGCTCTGCCACCGACTTCACCAGCATCCATACGTGTGTGATACCAGGTCAGCGGAAGGAAATTATGCCCATACTGGATTTGGACAAAGCCTATCTAAACTGCAGTAAGGTGACTGTATTAAAGAAAGAGGCCCATCTTGAGCAGTATGTGGTCCTGGACTGTGATGCCAGGCAGAAGGATATGGTGAAAAGATGGGAACTGCCAGGAAACATCCCTCTGGCTCCAGAAAACCAGACTGCCGTCATGCTCTCTGACGGCAGCCTCCGCCTCGGGCCCCTGAAAGCAGAGGACTCAGGAGTCTACACTTGCCACGCTACAAGCGATTCTCTCAATGAAACACTGTTCATAACCGTGGTGGTTTTTAACTCTACCGTGAGTGGTGGACTGGAGAATCTAAAAACAGCCTACACTACCCTTGTAGCATGCCTGGTCAGTATAGTTTTGGTCCTCATCTACCTCTATCTCACCCCCTGCTGCTGTGCTTGCTGCCCGGGTCAAGATATGGAGAAAGAAGAGCCCAGAGAAAGCCTCCACTCCTCAACCATCAGCGTCTCTCAGGCATATGAAGAGACGGGGCAACAGAGGGGGGCGAGTGGCGGCTTCCCTTACAGGCATGCAGCTCTGCTGGAACACAAGGATCCTCTGGAGCAGAACGGGAAGTTGAACCCAATAggtgaagaagaagaggagtggCAGGGAGACAACAAGGAGAGAAGGAGATCGGATGCAGAGTCCGTCAGCTCTGATACTCCCATGGTGGTATAA